A genome region from Triticum aestivum cultivar Chinese Spring chromosome 2B, IWGSC CS RefSeq v2.1, whole genome shotgun sequence includes the following:
- the LOC123043325 gene encoding pumilio homolog 2 isoform X2 translates to MAPFGDGGGMGGGPFGNGGMGGGAFGGTGRAFGHGGEDDPGWGWDPLRSGSAPPTMDGALLGAEGVLGGGGGGDSFFSGAGGLGARLDEVSRRRGVIDQDHYGNSALLSKGAGGLQLNGTRGFDGQPFRPSIVHGVGATPNHSTFDMGSTLTEHDAELYGHQNHFRPDMGKINTFGRRDFDSTYLSESDLSDTFSGLRLSNRASFDERSHEKELLDEMHMHRRYFNSNMADDSRLPSAGNVFHSPRSKHMDFRPTRRNCFRRQNSSIDAPNVPRMNHHHMDNVDQLSFAERLTLMQSGNLRGEANYLRDAATTNMINPLSCRNNTITDLDLARSRRVYLEDQFARQCLQNESSYVPKSGLSYSGNRLYHDEPCFPSSRAQRLGSQFHPNLGSIPCHGDQQSRLFSVNRRPAGRNMGLQSNQDNAVEHCIDSIDRNSDETLELLDAVGHVMNVSVDQHGSRFIQQKLEEASAEDREKIFPEILANVIALTTDVFGNYVIQKFFEFATESQLKQLADKLNGHIKALSGQMYGCRVVQKVIEVVDMDTKIAIVYELMDSVLDCIGDQNGNHVIQKCIECVPEDRIPFVIEPILSQICKLCTHQYGCRVIQRVLEHCRKPATQSAVMNEIVQHAFALTEDKYGNYVVQC, encoded by the exons ATGGCGCCGTTCGGGGACGGCGGCGGGATGGGGGGAGGCCCGTTCGGCAACGGCGGGATGGGCGGCGGCGCGTTCGGCGGCACCGGACGCGCGTTCGGGCACGGCGGGGAGGACGACCCCGGGTGGGGCTGGGACCCGCTGCGCAGCGGCAGCGCGCCGCCGACCATGGACGGCGCGCTGCTTGGGGCGGAGGGggttcttggcggcggcggcggcggggattcGTTCTTCTCCGGGGCCGGCGGGCTCGGCGCCCGGCTCGACGAGGTCAGCAGGCGCCGCGGGGTCATCGACCAG GACCATTATGGTAACTCTGCATTACTATCTAAAGGTGCAGGAGGCCTCCAGCTTAATGGTACCAGAGGGTTTGATGGGCAGCCATTTAGACCAAGCATAGTTCACGGTGTTGGCGCAACACCAAACCACTCCACATTTGATATGGGTTCAACATTGACAGAACATGATGCTGAATTGTATGGGCATCAGAATCACTTCAGGCCAGACATGGGAAAGATCAACACTTTTGGCAGAAGGGACTTTGATTCTACTTATCTCTCGGAATCTGATCTTTCAGATACTTTCTCTGGATTGAGGCTATCTAATAGGGCATCATTTGATGAAAGGAGTCATGAGAAAGAGCTGCTTGATGAAATGCATATGCATCGCAGATATTTCAACTCTAATATGGCTGATGATAGCCGGCTTCCTTCAGCTGGTAATGTTTTTCACTCACCTAGGTCCAAGCACATGGATTTTCGCCCGACACGTCGAAATTGTTTCCGTAGGCAGAACAGTTCAATTGATGCCCCCAATGTCCCAAGGATGAATCACCATCACATGGATAATGTTGATCAACTGTCTTTTGCTGAAAGGCTAACTTTGATGCAGTCAGGCAATTTGCGTGGGGAGGCCAATTATCTCCGTGATGCAGCTACGACAAATATGATAAACCCCTTGAGCTGTAGAAACAACACCATTACAGACTTGGATTTGGCTAGGAGTCGTAGGGTATACCTTGAGGATCAGTTTGCCCGGCAGTGTCTGCAGAATGAAAGTAGTTATGTACCAAAATCTGGTCTCTCTTATAGTGGTAACAGGCTCTATCATGATGAGCCTTGTTTCCCCTCTTCAAGGGCGCAAAGATTAGGGTCGCAGTTTCATCCTAACTTGGGGAGCATTCCATGTCACGGTGACCAGCAATCACGACTCTTCTCTGTTAATAGAAGGCCAGCTGGTAGGAATATGGGCCTACAGAGCAATCAAGATAATGCTGTAGAACACTGCATAGATTCTATTGATAGAAACAGTGATGAAACCTTGGAGCTACTTGATGCAGTTGGCCATGTCATGAACGTCAG TGTGGATCAACATGGCAGTCGGTTTATTCAACAGAAACTAGAAGAGGCATCTGCTGAGGATAGGGAAAAGATCTTTCCAGAGATACTGGCCAATGTTATTGCTCTAACAACTGATGTGTTTGGTAATTATGTGATCCAGAAG TTCTTTGAGTTTGCTACGGAGAGCCAGCTGAAACAGTTAGCAGATAAACTCAATGGCCATATTAAGGCTCTAAGCGGTCAGATGTATGGTTGCAGAGTTGTTCAAAAG GTTATTGAGGTAGTTGATATGGACACAAAGATTGCTATAGTTTATGAGCTCATGGATTCTGTTCTGGATTGTATCGGTGATCAGAATGGCAACCATGTAATCCAGAAGTGCATTGAGTGTGTTCCTGAAGATCGCATTCCATTTGTTATAGAGCCTATACTATCACAAATTTGTAAGCTTTGCACTCACCAATATGGCTGTAGAGTTATTCAG AGAGTTTTGGAGCATTGCCGTAAACCGGCGACTCAAAGTGCTGTGATGAATGAAATTGTGCAGCATGCTTTTGCCTTGACTGAAGATAAATATGGGAACTACGTTGTTCAG